CTTCGGAACTCGACACCGACGATGCCGCCGACCTGATCCAGCACATCGAAGAGGTGAATGAAGAGCTGGCCGAAGAGGTCCTTTCAAAACTTCCCGAAGAAGAGCGTGCAACGATCGAAACCCTCATTTCGTACAATGAAAACGAAGCGGGTGCGTACATGCAGACCGAATTGTTCGAAGCGCGGGCGGATGAGAGCGTCGGCGAATCGATCAAACGCCTGCGGGCGATGAAAGCCGAAGAGCTGATCGACAACGTCCATCAGGTTTTTATCGTCGACAAACATCGTCGGCTGATCGGCGCGATTTTGCTCGAAGACCTGATCCTCCACGAACCCGACGAGATATACCGCGATATCATGCATGACGGTCACAATACCGTACATGTCCACGCGCACGACCCGATTTACGACGTCGTCGAAGTGTTCGCCAACTACAACCTCAATACCCTCGCCGTTGTCGATGACAACCAGATCCTGCTGGGGCGGATCACCGCCGACGACATCCACGACGTTATGGAAGAGCGGGCAACCGAACAGATCTATCACATGGCGGGGGTCAACGAGGACGCCGAAGAGGACGAAGAGTTCTGGAGCATCGGGAAAACCCGGGCGATCTGGCTGGCGATCAACCTGGTGACCGCCATTGCCGCTTCGGTGGTTATCGGGATGTTCGACGCGACGATCGAAGCGATCGTCGCGCTGGCGATTTTAATGCCGATCGTGGCGTCTATGGGGGGAAATGCCGGGACGCAGACGCTCACCGTAACGGTGCGTAAAATCGCACTGGGCGAGATTGAGGGGAAGGAAGCCTATACGACCGTCAAGCGTGAGGTGTTGCTGGCGTTGTTTAACGGGTTTATTTTCGCCCTTGTCATCGGCGCGGTCGCCTATTTATGGTTTAAGATACCCCTTCTTGGCTTAGTAATTGCGTTATCGATGATAATTAATCTTTTCTTTGCGGGATTTTTTGGTACACTAATTCCACTGGGGCTGCGGCGCGCCGGAATCGACCCCGCAATCGGATCGACCGTTATTCTGACGACGGTGACCGACGTTGTCGGCTTTTTAAGCTTTTTGGGGCTTGCAACCCTCATATTACTATAAGGATCGGAATTGGACAGGCGAGTACGCTATTTTATCGAGGATTACTGGGATATTTTTATCGGGGTGGTCTCGATAGCGTTGGCATTCGTTTTTCATCTTCAGCACGAGTCGTCTCTGGCGACCCTTTTCGCCGCCATCGGCATTGCGGCCCTTTCGCTTACGGTGGCCGAAGTCGCCGACATCCTCTCCGAACGCCTCCAGGAACCTTACGGCAGTTTTGTCCTCACTTTCAGCGCGGTTGCGGTCGAGATCATTCTGTTGTACGTCATTTTGCTGGAGGTCAAACACTCTCCCGAAGTACTCGAAACGGTCAAGGGGGGGATTATTTCGGCGGTCATCGTCGACCTGAACGTCCTTCTGGGGCTCGCCGTCTTTTTGGGCGGGCTGGCCTATACGCAGCAACAGCATAACAAAGAGACCTCCAGCACCTACAGCACCGTTTTGTTCGTCTCCTCGTCGGCACTGCTGGTCCCCGGATTGCTCAGCCACACCGAACACGGTGCGGATGCGTTGACCCACGTCAGTCACCTGATCGCCGGCGTGCTGCTGCTGTTTTACATCGTCATCTTTATTTTTCAGACCCGGACCCATACCCATTTTTTCAAAGCGACGGCGCGGAGCCGTTTTTTCCGTCTTAAACGGAAACTTCAAGAGCACGACGGCGAAATCGACGAGAGTCAATCGACCGATTATGTTTTCGAGCACATGAGCACGGCATTCAATTTCGTCGCGATCTTTTTCTTTATCGCGATTATCGCTTTCGGCGCCGAGATTTTTGCCGGTGACGGGGTTGCGGTGGCGAAGCAGTACGGCATTTCGGCCGGGCTTGCGGGGCTTGTCATCGCAATCATCAGCGTCAGCCCGGAGATTTTCACCGCCGTACGGGCCGCGCGCAACGACCAGATTCAGCGGGTTGTCAACATCGCCATGGGGGCGTCGACCGTATCGATTATCCTGACGGTGCCGATTTTGATGCTGCTGGCCTATTTTAGCGGGATCAACCTGACTCTCGATTTCAACCCGCTGCAGATCGGGGCGTTGCTGCTGACGATCCTGCTGGTATGGAAAACGACTGATGAAGGGGAGACAAACTATTTCGAAGGGGCGTCGCACCTGATGTTTTTTACCAGTTACGCGATCATCGCCGCCTATTACTGATGGTTGTTTTGTTTGCCCCCAGCGAGGGAAAACGCCCGGGAGGTGAGGCCGAGCCTCTTTCGTCGGCCTCGCTCCTCTTCCCCGAACTCTATTCCCGCCGTCTCGAAATGGCCGGGCGTTACGAAGCAATCGTGAGGGAAGGGGACGATGCGGCCCTGTCGGAACTTTTCGGCCTCAAAGATCCCCGCGAATTCGACCGCTACAAAGTTCCGTTTGCCCGTGCGGCGACGATGAAAGCGATCCTCCGTTACGACGGGGTGGCGTACGATTATCTCGATTATCCTTCGCTCGATCAGCGCGCGCAGGAATACGTCGACCGGCACGTGA
The window above is part of the Campylobacterota bacterium genome. Proteins encoded here:
- a CDS encoding sodium:proton exchanger; this translates as MDRRVRYFIEDYWDIFIGVVSIALAFVFHLQHESSLATLFAAIGIAALSLTVAEVADILSERLQEPYGSFVLTFSAVAVEIILLYVILLEVKHSPEVLETVKGGIISAVIVDLNVLLGLAVFLGGLAYTQQQHNKETSSTYSTVLFVSSSALLVPGLLSHTEHGADALTHVSHLIAGVLLLFYIVIFIFQTRTHTHFFKATARSRFFRLKRKLQEHDGEIDESQSTDYVFEHMSTAFNFVAIFFFIAIIAFGAEIFAGDGVAVAKQYGISAGLAGLVIAIISVSPEIFTAVRAARNDQIQRVVNIAMGASTVSIILTVPILMLLAYFSGINLTLDFNPLQIGALLLTILLVWKTTDEGETNYFEGASHLMFFTSYAIIAAYY
- the mgtE gene encoding magnesium transporter, with translation MIENLLESINNRVALYNEGIDENVHIYEIAILLKNLHDEDEELYTQTLETLPKEILAEVLLEMPQQHMEEAYEQLGAEGLANLASELDTDDAADLIQHIEEVNEELAEEVLSKLPEEERATIETLISYNENEAGAYMQTELFEARADESVGESIKRLRAMKAEELIDNVHQVFIVDKHRRLIGAILLEDLILHEPDEIYRDIMHDGHNTVHVHAHDPIYDVVEVFANYNLNTLAVVDDNQILLGRITADDIHDVMEERATEQIYHMAGVNEDAEEDEEFWSIGKTRAIWLAINLVTAIAASVVIGMFDATIEAIVALAILMPIVASMGGNAGTQTLTVTVRKIALGEIEGKEAYTTVKREVLLALFNGFIFALVIGAVAYLWFKIPLLGLVIALSMIINLFFAGFFGTLIPLGLRRAGIDPAIGSTVILTTVTDVVGFLSFLGLATLILL